A window from Frischella perrara encodes these proteins:
- the dapF gene encoding diaminopimelate epimerase: MNFSKMHGLGNDFMVIDGITQNVHLSSESIKRLANRHTGIGFDQLLLVEPPYNPDADFHYRIFNADGSEVEQCGNGARCFARFVRLKGLIKKNVLKVSTQKGLITLTVNSDETVRVNMGSPVFAPSKVPFKAIKEEKTYIIRTQDQTTLCGVVSMGNPHCVIQVDDVVTAPVTTLGSVLETHERFPEKANIGFMQIIDRRNIKLRVFERGVGETQACGTGACAAVAVGINQGLLDNKVSVNLPGGELLIEWQGGNSPLFMTGSATHVYDGFIAL, from the coding sequence ATGAATTTTTCTAAAATGCATGGATTGGGCAATGACTTTATGGTTATTGATGGCATTACGCAAAATGTTCATTTATCCTCTGAATCAATAAAACGATTAGCTAACCGACATACAGGGATTGGTTTTGATCAGCTTTTATTAGTAGAACCGCCCTATAACCCAGACGCTGATTTTCATTACCGTATTTTTAATGCCGATGGTAGTGAAGTTGAGCAGTGTGGAAATGGTGCACGATGTTTTGCGCGTTTTGTTCGTCTTAAAGGATTAATTAAGAAAAATGTCCTAAAAGTTAGTACTCAAAAGGGACTGATTACACTTACTGTTAATTCAGATGAAACAGTTCGTGTTAACATGGGCTCGCCTGTATTTGCGCCGAGTAAAGTGCCTTTTAAAGCAATAAAGGAAGAAAAAACTTATATCATTCGTACTCAAGATCAGACTACTTTATGTGGTGTGGTATCAATGGGCAATCCACACTGTGTTATACAAGTCGATGATGTGGTAACTGCACCCGTTACAACCTTAGGTTCTGTATTGGAAACGCACGAACGTTTTCCTGAAAAGGCAAACATTGGTTTTATGCAAATTATAGATCGACGCAACATCAAACTAAGAGTATTCGAGCGTGGTGTAGGTGAAACACAAGCTTGTGGAACTGGAGCATGTGCAGCCGTTGCCGTAGGCATTAATCAAGGATTACTTGATAATAAAGTGAGTGTTAATTTACCGGGTGGAGAGTTACTCATTGAATGGCAAGGTGGAAATTCTCCACTATTTATGACAGGCTCTGCAACTCATGTTTATGATGGGTTTATTGCCTTATAG
- the lysA gene encoding diaminopimelate decarboxylase, producing MDFLNYRSGKLYALDYPVEALAEQYGTPLYIYNEDYIKNRWIKYDQALNNRKHLICYAIKANSNLAILHSLAKLGAGFDIVSQGELERVLHAGADPKKIVFSGVAKSVTEIERALNVGIKCFNVESEAELYRIQAIAKQLNKIAPISLRINPDVDAKTHPYISTGLRENKFGISYQLAYDVYRAAAELSHISIEGIDCHIGSQLTELSPFLDSADRIIALFEQLKLDGIHIKHIDFGGGLGVCYKNEQPLEIVDLVNAISEKLVNYPEVEILFEPGRSIVANAGLLVTKVEYTKHQDDNHFAIVDAGMNDLIRPALYNAWMNIIPVNKHESNETPYSYNIVGPICESSDVLGKNRQLAIKQDDLLAICGAGAYGFSMASNYNSHPRPAEVMINSLEHRLIRKRETFQSLWDGETI from the coding sequence ATGGATTTCTTGAATTACCGTAGTGGAAAACTGTATGCTTTAGACTATCCTGTTGAAGCATTGGCAGAACAATATGGCACTCCTTTATATATTTATAATGAAGATTATATAAAAAATCGGTGGATTAAATATGATCAAGCGTTAAATAACCGTAAACATCTAATTTGCTATGCAATTAAAGCCAATAGTAATTTAGCAATTTTGCATTCATTGGCAAAGTTAGGTGCTGGATTCGATATTGTATCACAAGGTGAATTAGAAAGAGTATTACATGCTGGTGCTGATCCCAAGAAGATCGTTTTTTCAGGTGTCGCAAAGTCAGTTACCGAAATTGAACGAGCATTAAATGTAGGTATAAAGTGTTTTAATGTTGAATCAGAAGCTGAGCTTTATCGTATTCAGGCTATAGCAAAACAGTTGAATAAAATAGCCCCTATATCATTACGTATCAATCCTGATGTTGATGCTAAAACGCACCCCTATATATCGACTGGTTTACGGGAAAATAAATTTGGTATTAGCTATCAATTAGCCTATGACGTTTATCGTGCTGCTGCCGAGTTATCACATATTTCTATTGAAGGCATTGATTGTCATATAGGATCGCAATTAACTGAGTTATCGCCTTTTTTAGATAGTGCAGATCGAATTATTGCCTTATTTGAACAATTAAAATTAGATGGCATCCATATCAAGCACATTGATTTTGGAGGGGGTTTAGGTGTCTGTTATAAAAACGAACAACCACTCGAAATCGTTGATTTGGTTAATGCAATAAGTGAAAAATTAGTTAATTATCCTGAAGTTGAAATATTATTCGAACCAGGACGATCTATAGTGGCTAATGCGGGACTATTAGTCACTAAGGTAGAATATACTAAACATCAGGACGACAATCACTTTGCTATTGTTGATGCAGGGATGAATGACTTAATTCGCCCAGCTTTATATAATGCATGGATGAACATAATTCCTGTTAATAAACATGAGAGCAATGAAACGCCATATTCTTATAACATCGTTGGTCCGATCTGCGAATCAAGTGATGTACTAGGTAAAAACCGACAATTAGCAATTAAACAAGATGATTTACTTGCAATTTGTGGGGCAGGGGCTTACGGGTTTAGTATGGCATCCAATTACAATAGTCACCCAAGACCCGCAGAGGTAATGATTAATAGTCTTGAACATCGATTAATTAGAAAACGTGAAACATTTCAGTCACTTTGGGACGGTGAGACGATTTAA
- the lptM gene encoding LPS translocon maturation chaperone LptM has protein sequence MRFFIAVLLVSGLLTACGLKGSLHSPENQTTQVSSSVSNGVE, from the coding sequence ATGAGATTTTTCATTGCCGTTTTATTAGTCAGTGGCTTACTTACTGCCTGTGGTTTGAAAGGTTCACTGCATTCACCTGAAAATCAGACAACTCAGGTATCATCATCTGTCTCAAATGGAGTTGAGTAA
- the ruvB gene encoding Holliday junction branch migration DNA helicase RuvB: MIEADRLISPTGKKEEETIDRAIRPKYLDEYIGQPHVREQMKIFIQAAKHRGDALDHLLIFGPPGLGKTTLANIVANELNVNLRTTSGPVLEKAGDLAAMLTNLEPHDVLFIDEIHRLSPVVEEILYPAMEDYQLDIMIGEGPAARSIKIDLPPFTLIGATTRAGSLTSPLRDRFGIVQRLEFYQVEDLEYIVNRSAKFLGMDLSLEGAHQIAKRSRGTPRIANRLLRRVRDFADVKSNGVVDCEIATRALDMLDVDVEGFDFMDRKLLLTIIEKFMGGPVGLDNLAAAIGEERETIEDVLEPFLIQQGYIQRTPRGRLATPHAYRHFGIIYQDNK; this comes from the coding sequence ATGATTGAAGCAGATCGCTTAATATCCCCAACAGGTAAAAAAGAAGAAGAAACGATAGATCGAGCTATCCGTCCTAAGTATCTTGACGAGTACATAGGTCAACCTCATGTCCGCGAACAGATGAAAATATTTATTCAAGCTGCCAAGCATAGGGGGGATGCATTAGACCATTTATTAATATTCGGTCCACCGGGTTTAGGTAAAACGACATTAGCTAATATTGTTGCCAATGAACTTAATGTCAATCTAAGAACAACTTCCGGACCCGTTCTCGAAAAAGCGGGTGATTTAGCCGCCATGTTGACTAATTTAGAACCCCATGACGTATTATTTATTGATGAAATACATCGCTTATCACCTGTTGTTGAAGAGATACTTTATCCTGCTATGGAAGATTATCAGCTGGATATAATGATCGGAGAAGGGCCGGCGGCTCGCTCCATAAAAATTGATTTACCTCCTTTTACCTTAATTGGTGCAACAACACGTGCAGGATCATTAACATCTCCATTACGTGATCGTTTTGGCATAGTTCAACGATTAGAATTTTATCAAGTTGAGGATCTAGAATATATTGTTAATCGTAGCGCTAAATTTCTAGGTATGGATTTATCTTTAGAAGGCGCTCACCAGATAGCAAAACGTTCAAGAGGTACGCCTCGAATCGCTAATCGTCTGTTAAGACGAGTCCGTGATTTTGCTGATGTCAAATCAAATGGTGTTGTGGATTGTGAAATCGCTACTCGTGCATTAGATATGTTAGATGTAGATGTGGAAGGATTTGATTTTATGGACCGTAAATTATTATTGACCATCATTGAAAAATTTATGGGAGGACCGGTTGGATTGGATAATCTTGCGGCAGCAATCGGTGAAGAACGTGAAACTATTGAAGATGTTCTAGAGCCATTTTTAATTCAGCAAGGTTATATCCAACGAACACCACGAGGTCGTCTTGCAACCCCACATGCTTATCGGCATTTTGGAATCATTTATCAAGATAATAAATAG
- the ruvA gene encoding Holliday junction branch migration protein RuvA, whose protein sequence is MIGRLRGLIVEKQPPEVLIEVNGVGYEVTMPMTCFYELPDNGQEATILTHFVVREDAQLLYGFNNKQERTLFRELIKVNGVGPKLALAILSGMSATQFVAAVEQGEIKTLIKLPGVGTKTAERLIVEMKDRLKQFSHELINPIHEHIDNDKSALSISSQNQIESEAISALITLGYKPQEASKIINKVLKPNMDCETLIKEALKSAL, encoded by the coding sequence ATGATTGGTCGTTTACGTGGACTCATTGTTGAAAAACAACCTCCAGAAGTTTTGATTGAAGTTAATGGCGTTGGTTATGAAGTTACTATGCCAATGACCTGCTTCTATGAATTACCAGATAATGGACAAGAAGCGACTATTCTAACCCACTTTGTTGTCCGTGAAGATGCACAATTACTTTATGGATTTAATAATAAGCAAGAACGTACATTATTTAGGGAACTGATCAAAGTTAATGGTGTTGGACCTAAATTAGCACTAGCCATATTGTCGGGTATGTCTGCTACTCAATTTGTTGCAGCAGTGGAGCAAGGTGAAATCAAAACCTTAATAAAATTACCAGGAGTTGGCACTAAAACAGCAGAACGCTTAATTGTTGAAATGAAAGATCGTTTAAAACAATTTAGTCATGAATTAATCAATCCAATTCATGAACATATTGATAATGATAAATCAGCTTTATCTATTTCTTCACAAAACCAAATTGAAAGTGAAGCTATTTCAGCATTGATCACTCTGGGTTATAAACCACAAGAAGCAAGCAAAATTATTAACAAAGTATTGAAACCAAATATGGATTGCGAAACTTTGATTAAAGAAGCATTAAAATCCGCATTATAA
- the ruvC gene encoding crossover junction endodeoxyribonuclease RuvC, with the protein MSIILGIDPGSRLTGYGVIRQVGRQISYLGSGCIKTAVDDLPTRLKRIYAGVSEIILQFQPDYFAIEQVFMAKNADSALKLGQARGSAIVAAVNNELPVFEYAARLVKQSVVGTGAADKKQVQHMVKMLLKLPASPQADAADALAIAITHAHMMHTLIKK; encoded by the coding sequence ATGTCTATAATTTTAGGCATTGATCCCGGTTCAAGATTGACGGGTTACGGTGTAATTCGTCAAGTTGGACGTCAAATTAGTTATCTCGGCAGTGGTTGTATTAAAACCGCTGTTGATGATCTTCCTACTCGTTTGAAGCGAATTTATGCGGGTGTTAGTGAAATTATATTACAATTTCAACCTGATTATTTTGCAATTGAACAAGTTTTTATGGCGAAAAATGCTGACTCAGCGTTAAAATTAGGGCAAGCACGTGGTTCCGCAATTGTTGCTGCGGTCAATAATGAATTACCCGTATTTGAATATGCCGCTAGGTTAGTAAAACAATCTGTTGTTGGAACTGGTGCAGCCGATAAAAAACAAGTCCAGCATATGGTAAAAATGTTATTAAAATTGCCTGCTTCTCCACAAGCTGATGCCGCTGATGCATTAGCCATTGCTATTACTCATGCTCATATGATGCATACCTTGATTAAAAAATAG
- a CDS encoding YebC/PmpR family DNA-binding transcriptional regulator: MAGHSKWANTKHRKAAQDAKRGKIFTKIIRELVTAAKIGGGDPSSNPRLRAAMDKALSNNMTRDTMNRAIARGVGGEDDSNMESIIYEGYGPGGTAVMVECLSDNRNRTVSEVRHAFTKTGGNLGTDGSVSYLFTKKGVISYPSGTDEDKVMDAALEAGADDVVTYDDGAIDVFTSPDSFGEVKDALDAAGLVSESAEVSMIPATKVDLDVDSAPKLLRLIDMLEDCDDVQEVYHNGEVSDEVAATL, translated from the coding sequence ATGGCAGGTCACAGTAAGTGGGCTAATACCAAACACCGTAAAGCGGCACAGGATGCCAAACGTGGTAAAATCTTTACCAAAATTATTCGCGAACTAGTTACTGCAGCAAAAATAGGTGGTGGTGATCCAAGCTCAAATCCTCGTTTACGTGCAGCAATGGATAAAGCACTATCTAATAATATGACTCGCGATACTATGAATCGTGCTATTGCTCGCGGGGTTGGTGGTGAAGATGATAGCAATATGGAATCTATCATCTATGAAGGATACGGTCCTGGCGGTACAGCAGTCATGGTGGAATGTTTAAGTGACAACCGTAACCGAACTGTTTCAGAAGTACGTCATGCTTTTACTAAAACAGGTGGTAATTTAGGGACTGATGGTTCAGTATCTTATCTTTTCACTAAAAAAGGTGTAATTTCTTATCCTAGCGGTACGGATGAAGATAAAGTCATGGATGCTGCTTTAGAAGCAGGCGCTGACGATGTAGTCACCTATGATGACGGCGCGATTGATGTATTTACTTCACCAGATTCTTTTGGAGAGGTCAAAGATGCATTAGATGCTGCCGGCTTAGTTTCTGAATCAGCGGAAGTTTCAATGATTCCTGCAACTAAAGTTGATTTAGATGTTGATTCCGCACCTAAATTATTACGTCTAATTGATATGTTAGAAGACTGCGATGATGTTCAGGAAGTTTACCATAATGGTGAAGTTTCTGATGAGGTTGCAGCTACATTATAA
- the agp gene encoding bifunctional glucose-1-phosphatase/inositol phosphatase, with protein sequence MKFSKLCFGKTKLMALFLLVTSLPVQAAGDIEDYTLEQVVIFSRHGLRAPLATPSSALGQLTSHQWPQWETPASYLTIKGGVLESYFGHYLQEWLVDNKLLNEKTCPTEKDIFFYANSMQRTIATAQYLALGGFSGCDVTIFHKEKINTMDPLFSLNIQTDNEQFKQQAMASIIQQAGEGGINGLNQRLKPIYQKMEQVIDYQGASACTGINQCHLNNLDAEIKIVKGQEPAITGPLRIGTSLSDAFILQYYEGTPIQNVGWGKIQSLDELEQLISVKEYYNSVIFGAPVIANYVAKNLLTYIDNTFTNSENKPKVTVLVGHDSNVASLLAALKITPYQLPNQFETTPIGGKLFFERWKNPKTGQEFIKIEYVYQTTKQIVNATMLNRQNPPQKVTLKMTDCPTDNQGYCQYTTFKSYLDNLTQ encoded by the coding sequence ATGAAATTTAGTAAACTATGTTTCGGCAAAACAAAGTTAATGGCCTTATTTTTATTAGTAACCTCCTTACCAGTACAGGCAGCAGGCGATATTGAGGATTATACGCTTGAACAAGTTGTCATTTTTAGTCGTCATGGTTTAAGAGCCCCCTTAGCTACACCAAGTAGTGCGTTAGGACAATTAACATCACATCAATGGCCACAATGGGAAACACCGGCAAGCTATTTAACTATAAAAGGCGGTGTATTAGAAAGTTATTTTGGACATTATCTACAAGAATGGTTAGTTGATAATAAATTATTAAATGAAAAAACCTGCCCAACTGAGAAAGATATTTTTTTCTATGCTAATAGCATGCAGCGAACTATAGCTACCGCACAATATCTGGCTTTAGGTGGATTTTCTGGATGTGATGTTACTATTTTTCATAAAGAAAAAATCAATACGATGGATCCATTATTTAGTTTAAATATTCAAACTGATAATGAGCAATTTAAACAACAAGCGATGGCTTCTATTATACAACAGGCAGGAGAGGGGGGAATTAATGGACTTAATCAACGGTTAAAACCAATTTACCAGAAAATGGAGCAAGTCATTGATTATCAAGGTGCAAGCGCATGCACAGGGATTAATCAATGTCATTTAAATAATCTTGATGCTGAAATTAAAATTGTAAAAGGTCAGGAACCGGCAATAACAGGACCTTTACGAATAGGTACATCATTATCTGATGCCTTTATCTTACAATATTATGAGGGAACACCGATTCAAAATGTGGGATGGGGTAAAATACAATCTTTAGATGAACTGGAACAATTGATTTCAGTCAAAGAATATTATAATTCGGTTATTTTTGGTGCTCCCGTTATTGCTAATTACGTAGCTAAAAACTTGTTAACATATATAGACAATACTTTTACCAATTCGGAAAATAAACCAAAGGTAACCGTATTAGTTGGTCATGACTCAAATGTGGCATCTCTACTAGCAGCATTAAAGATTACGCCTTACCAACTACCTAATCAATTTGAAACGACGCCAATAGGTGGGAAGCTGTTCTTTGAACGATGGAAAAATCCTAAGACAGGTCAAGAATTCATAAAAATTGAATATGTTTATCAAACTACTAAACAGATTGTGAATGCTACAATGCTAAATAGACAGAATCCACCACAAAAAGTAACATTGAAAATGACTGATTGCCCAACAGACAATCAAGGATATTGTCAATATACTACCTTTAAATCTTATCTTGATAATTTAACGCAATAA
- the nudB gene encoding dihydroneopterin triphosphate diphosphatase: protein MKYKNPESILVVIYCSLTRNFLMLQRQDDATFWQSVTGSMEEGEEPIQTALREVKEETGIDILQSDLSLKDLHTTVEFEIFPQFKYRYAPNVNINKEHWFCLDLPYQIKPILTEHLSYQWSPYIQAINMTPSWNNRQALQLVQQSILSKFHTV from the coding sequence ATGAAATATAAAAATCCTGAATCTATTCTAGTCGTAATATATTGTTCCTTGACCCGTAACTTTCTTATGTTACAACGCCAAGACGATGCCACATTTTGGCAATCGGTAACAGGGAGTATGGAAGAGGGTGAAGAACCGATACAAACAGCATTACGAGAAGTTAAAGAAGAGACAGGAATTGATATCCTTCAATCTGATTTATCGTTAAAAGATCTACATACAACAGTAGAATTTGAAATATTTCCTCAGTTCAAATATCGCTATGCACCCAATGTGAATATTAATAAGGAACATTGGTTTTGTTTGGATCTTCCATATCAAATTAAACCTATATTAACTGAACATTTGTCATATCAATGGTCACCTTATATACAAGCTATTAATATGACCCCCTCATGGAACAATCGTCAAGCTTTACAATTAGTTCAGCAATCAATTTTGTCTAAATTTCATACAGTTTAA
- the aspS gene encoding aspartate--tRNA ligase, with protein sequence MRTIYCGQLNASHINQEVKLCGWINKRRDLGGMIFVDLRDREGIVQVYFDPDYEQAFKLAAELRNEFCIQIKGKVRSRPEGQVNRDMATGEIEVLATELVIFNRSDVLPLDFNQNNTEEQRLKYRYIDLRRPEMTHIFKTRAKITAFVRAFMDEHGFLDIETPMLTKATPEGARDYLVPSRIHKGEFYALPQSPQLFKQLLMMSGFDRYYQIVKCFRDEDLRADRQPEFTQIDVETSFMTAEQVRKMMETMIRGLWQNIAQIELGEFPQMTYAEAMRRFGSDKPDLRNPLEIIDVADIVKDVDFKVFSTPANDPKGRVALLCVPNGATLTRKQLDEYTQFVSVYGAKGMAWIKVNERNKGIEGVQSPVAKFFTAEQMEALLMRAQANDGDILLFGADSYKVVCDALGALRLKVGKDLQLTHEQEWAPLWVIDFPMFEESDDGMSAMHHPFTSPKDYTPEQLIADPLNAVANAYDMVINGYEVGGGSVRIHRNEMQQAVFTLLGIDEQQQREKFGFLLDALKYGTPPHAGLAFGLDRLTMLLTGTDNIRDVIAFPKTTAAACLLTEAPSPANPSSLIELGIEVIKNS encoded by the coding sequence ATGAGAACAATTTATTGCGGTCAGCTTAACGCCTCTCATATTAATCAAGAGGTTAAATTATGTGGGTGGATTAATAAACGTCGAGATTTAGGTGGCATGATTTTTGTTGATCTCCGTGATCGTGAAGGTATAGTTCAAGTTTATTTTGATCCAGATTATGAACAAGCATTCAAGTTGGCAGCCGAATTACGCAATGAATTCTGCATTCAAATTAAAGGTAAAGTACGTAGTAGGCCAGAAGGTCAAGTAAATCGAGATATGGCAACCGGTGAAATTGAAGTATTAGCGACAGAACTTGTTATTTTCAATCGTAGTGATGTATTACCACTGGATTTTAATCAAAACAATACTGAAGAACAGCGTTTAAAATACCGTTATATAGATTTACGTCGTCCTGAGATGACTCATATTTTTAAAACGCGAGCCAAAATAACCGCTTTCGTCAGAGCTTTTATGGATGAACATGGTTTTTTAGATATCGAAACACCAATGTTAACCAAGGCAACACCTGAAGGTGCTCGTGATTATTTAGTACCGAGTCGAATTCATAAAGGTGAATTTTATGCATTGCCACAATCACCTCAATTATTCAAACAATTACTGATGATGTCTGGATTTGATCGTTATTATCAAATCGTAAAGTGTTTTCGTGATGAAGATTTACGTGCAGATCGTCAACCAGAGTTTACTCAGATTGACGTAGAAACCTCTTTCATGACAGCTGAACAAGTCCGCAAAATGATGGAAACAATGATTCGAGGTTTATGGCAAAATATAGCGCAGATTGAATTAGGTGAATTTCCTCAAATGACCTATGCTGAGGCAATGCGTCGCTTTGGTAGTGACAAACCAGATTTGCGTAATCCTCTTGAAATTATTGATGTTGCAGATATTGTCAAAGATGTCGATTTTAAAGTATTTTCAACCCCGGCTAATGATCCGAAAGGTCGTGTTGCACTTCTTTGTGTACCGAATGGAGCAACATTAACACGTAAGCAATTAGATGAATATACACAATTTGTTAGTGTATATGGTGCTAAGGGTATGGCTTGGATTAAAGTCAACGAACGTAATAAAGGCATTGAAGGTGTACAAAGCCCAGTAGCAAAATTTTTTACAGCAGAACAAATGGAAGCCTTGTTAATGCGAGCTCAGGCTAATGATGGTGATATCCTATTATTCGGTGCAGATAGCTATAAAGTTGTATGCGACGCATTAGGAGCATTAAGATTAAAAGTTGGCAAAGATCTGCAATTAACCCATGAACAAGAATGGGCACCACTGTGGGTTATTGATTTCCCTATGTTTGAAGAAAGTGATGATGGAATGAGTGCTATGCATCATCCATTTACTTCACCAAAAGATTATACTCCAGAGCAATTGATTGCCGATCCTCTCAATGCGGTTGCTAATGCTTATGATATGGTCATTAATGGCTATGAAGTGGGGGGTGGTTCAGTCCGTATTCATCGGAATGAAATGCAACAAGCTGTATTTACATTGTTAGGAATTGATGAACAGCAACAACGTGAAAAATTTGGTTTCTTACTTGATGCACTTAAATATGGTACACCACCTCATGCCGGTTTGGCATTTGGTTTAGATCGTCTAACCATGTTATTAACGGGTACAGATAATATTCGCGATGTAATTGCTTTTCCTAAAACGACAGCAGCAGCATGCTTACTTACAGAGGCACCAAGTCCTGCAAATCCTTCATCGCTAATTGAATTAGGTATTGAAGTGATTAAAAATAGTTAA
- a CDS encoding cysteine hydrolase family protein: MKALISIDYTHDFIADKGALTTGQAGQLIESAMISLATSFIKQNDFVVFAIDAHNPEDKYHPENTLFPPHNIIGTKGQKLFGDLGKWYEIHKDSPQVYWMNKRHYSAFCGTDLDLRLRERHINEIHLSGVCTDICILHTAIDAYNLGYKIVIHQNAVASFDPIGHQWALNHFQKTLGATLI, from the coding sequence ATGAAAGCACTAATTTCAATTGATTATACTCATGATTTTATCGCTGATAAAGGCGCATTAACTACAGGTCAAGCAGGCCAATTGATTGAGTCTGCAATGATCTCATTAGCCACATCATTCATTAAACAAAATGATTTTGTTGTTTTTGCAATTGACGCTCATAACCCAGAAGATAAATATCATCCTGAAAATACGCTTTTCCCGCCACATAATATTATTGGAACTAAAGGGCAAAAATTATTTGGAGATTTAGGAAAATGGTATGAAATTCATAAAGATTCTCCTCAAGTCTATTGGATGAATAAACGACACTATTCCGCATTTTGTGGCACTGATTTAGATTTAAGGTTACGAGAAAGACATATAAATGAAATTCATTTATCCGGTGTTTGTACTGATATTTGTATTCTACATACTGCAATAGATGCCTATAACTTAGGTTATAAGATTGTGATCCATCAAAACGCCGTTGCGAGTTTTGACCCTATCGGTCATCAATGGGCCTTAAATCATTTTCAAAAAACCTTAGGGGCGACTTTAATATGA
- a CDS encoding DUF3100 domain-containing protein codes for MEILRDYKVHILALLIVLVCELIGKQTLWVVTVYPMLYAMIIGGFFSLPKFKILATKNMNNASSIMLIALMLLVAKLGVSVGPKIDEILNAKLALIFQEIGHFAGTILLGLPLAVMLGMGREAVGATYSVAREPNIAIVADKYGLDSPEGRGVMAMYVCGTLYGAIWMSILASAIAHLNIIHPYALAMGAGVGSGSMMAASLAPISDLYPQISEEIKAYATAANLMSSILGIYIYILFSLPFASFLYNLITRRHKKPEA; via the coding sequence ATGGAAATATTAAGAGACTACAAAGTGCATATTCTTGCGCTATTAATAGTACTAGTTTGTGAATTAATAGGGAAACAAACCCTTTGGGTGGTTACTGTTTATCCAATGTTATATGCTATGATCATTGGTGGTTTTTTTAGTTTGCCTAAATTTAAAATATTAGCTACGAAAAACATGAATAATGCTAGCAGCATTATGCTCATTGCTTTAATGCTTTTAGTCGCTAAATTAGGTGTATCAGTTGGTCCGAAAATTGATGAAATATTAAATGCTAAATTAGCCTTAATTTTTCAAGAAATTGGTCACTTTGCCGGCACAATATTACTTGGTTTACCTTTAGCTGTGATGTTAGGTATGGGGCGTGAAGCTGTCGGGGCTACCTACTCTGTGGCACGAGAACCAAATATTGCCATTGTTGCTGATAAATATGGCTTAGATTCTCCTGAAGGTCGGGGGGTAATGGCGATGTATGTCTGCGGTACCCTATATGGTGCAATTTGGATGAGTATTCTAGCTAGCGCGATTGCACACTTAAATATTATTCATCCTTATGCACTTGCAATGGGGGCTGGTGTTGGTAGCGGAAGTATGATGGCAGCGTCATTAGCACCAATTAGTGATCTTTATCCACAAATATCAGAAGAAATTAAAGCCTATGCTACTGCAGCAAATTTGATGTCTAGTATATTAGGTATCTATATCTATATTTTGTTTTCACTCCCCTTCGCATCGTTTTTATATAATTTAATTACTCGTCGCCATAAAAAACCAGAGGCTTAA